The proteins below come from a single Natranaerofaba carboxydovora genomic window:
- a CDS encoding metal-dependent hydrolase, which translates to MRGKTHMIFGAASYWIIIAKIYPTPSSPIQLSILTGMFLSMITSVIPDFDLDFGIKHRGPTHSLLAILILALPLLILSYLSYWIIPITLSIFIGYTSHLLADFLTDRGVCFLWPSEKRYGICLWTYNTAWPWEGIFILICNIIVIYKFILFVSISL; encoded by the coding sequence TTGAGAGGAAAGACTCATATGATTTTTGGAGCAGCTTCTTACTGGATTATAATAGCTAAAATATATCCTACTCCGTCGTCACCAATACAGTTGTCAATACTAACAGGAATGTTTCTTTCTATGATTACTTCTGTTATACCTGATTTTGACTTGGATTTTGGAATTAAACATCGAGGGCCAACACATAGTCTTTTAGCTATTCTAATACTAGCTCTTCCTCTATTAATTCTTTCTTATCTAAGCTATTGGATTATCCCTATAACTTTGTCTATTTTTATAGGATATACGTCACATCTTTTAGCGGACTTTCTGACAGATAGGGGTGTATGTTTTTTGTGGCCAAGTGAAAAAAGATATGGTATTTGCCTTTGGACATATAATACAGCGTGGCCCTGGGAAGGAATTTTTATACTTATCTGTAACATTATAGTTATTTATAAGTTCATCTTATTTGTTTCTATTTCTTTATAA
- the istB gene encoding IS21-like element helper ATPase IstB, whose protein sequence is MKETIESYCKKLKLGTTIPENYPQIEADTHEEFLEKLLRLEVEQREINRKNRLLKQANFPTFKTFKDYNFDNVALPESIDVETLKTAGFVEQKENLILYGPVGTGKTFMSIAVGIEACNRGKKVMFYTTAALVNQLLEAQADGEINKLMKKIEKADVLICDEWGYIPLNTEGAQLLFQVISNCYEKRSVIITTNLEFSKWNTIFYDEKLTSAIIDRLVHYSHLITFTGPSYRLQNSYINC, encoded by the coding sequence ATGAAAGAAACTATTGAGAGCTACTGCAAAAAGCTTAAGTTAGGTACTACTATACCAGAGAATTACCCTCAAATAGAAGCAGATACCCATGAAGAGTTTTTAGAGAAACTTTTAAGACTGGAGGTGGAACAAAGGGAGATAAATCGTAAAAACCGCCTTTTAAAACAGGCTAATTTTCCTACCTTCAAAACATTTAAGGACTACAATTTTGATAACGTAGCTTTGCCGGAAAGCATTGACGTGGAAACACTTAAGACTGCCGGTTTTGTTGAACAAAAGGAAAATCTTATTCTTTACGGGCCTGTAGGCACTGGGAAAACTTTTATGAGTATTGCTGTGGGAATTGAAGCTTGTAACCGTGGGAAAAAGGTTATGTTTTACACTACAGCAGCTTTGGTCAATCAGCTTTTAGAAGCTCAAGCTGACGGGGAAATAAATAAATTAATGAAAAAGATTGAAAAAGCAGATGTGTTAATTTGCGATGAATGGGGGTACATCCCCCTCAACACAGAAGGAGCACAACTTCTTTTTCAAGTAATTTCAAACTGTTACGAAAAGCGTAGTGTAATCATCACTACCAATTTAGAATTTAGCAAGTGGAACACTATATTTTATGATGAAAAGCTTACTAGTGCAATTATCGACAGGTTAGTTCACTACAGCCATTTGATCACATTTACAGGGCCTAGCTACAGGCTGCAGAACTCTTACATTAATTGCTAA
- the cas5b gene encoding type I-B CRISPR-associated protein Cas5b — MVSSKKALRIKLFQETACYKKPLAFKAGETYPLPPFSTIKGMLHHVMDANEFIPMNISVQGDYECSFKEYQTHYFYRQKAINKGLGQAPITIKTQVENDLTRDNNMISTSPITKYVLKDVTLIIHVIAEEEVLQKLQTALNECSFISLGAAEYLVRIDEVAITELRPIKEDIEMQFNCYIRREQIMELDLNCVPFSLCWKYEIVNGTREWEKIEAGYVKKGQLLFDTDDILVDDENNPAFLCLPVND, encoded by the coding sequence ATGGTGTCTAGTAAGAAAGCATTAAGAATAAAACTATTTCAAGAAACAGCCTGCTATAAAAAACCGCTGGCATTTAAGGCTGGAGAGACCTATCCTTTACCGCCATTTAGTACAATAAAAGGTATGCTGCATCATGTTATGGATGCCAATGAATTTATACCTATGAATATTTCAGTACAAGGAGATTATGAGTGCAGCTTCAAGGAATATCAAACTCATTACTTTTATAGGCAAAAAGCAATAAACAAAGGATTAGGACAAGCTCCTATAACAATTAAAACTCAAGTTGAAAATGACTTAACTAGAGATAATAATATGATATCTACTAGTCCTATTACAAAATATGTTTTAAAAGATGTAACATTAATTATCCATGTAATTGCTGAAGAAGAGGTTTTACAAAAATTACAGACTGCACTTAATGAGTGTTCGTTTATATCTTTAGGTGCTGCTGAATACCTTGTTAGAATTGATGAAGTAGCAATAACTGAATTAAGACCTATAAAAGAAGATATAGAAATGCAATTTAACTGTTACATTAGGCGAGAGCAAATTATGGAATTAGACTTAAACTGTGTACCGTTCTCACTATGTTGGAAATATGAAATCGTAAACGGAACTAGAGAGTGGGAAAAAATAGAAGCTGGCTATGTAAAAAAAGGTCAGTTGTTATTTGATACAGACGATATTTTAGTTGATGATGAAAATAACCCAGCTTTTTTATGTCTACCTGTCAATGACTAG
- a CDS encoding LysM peptidoglycan-binding domain-containing protein, translating into MDKLNLSKGVKGKRVLKRKNNKVGKKIKVNKNKVNKLLGIFVILTVISLTVLAAKHSTGIALAFFEKEDQNEEIKEVASTDKSAGFDLEPDESEANETTIVQDGDTLWNIAKEYNENDTDLRKFVYKIRELNNLDDAMLYPGKELKIPK; encoded by the coding sequence ATGGATAAGCTTAATTTAAGTAAGGGAGTAAAGGGTAAAAGAGTTCTGAAAAGGAAAAATAATAAAGTTGGAAAGAAGATAAAAGTTAATAAGAATAAAGTAAATAAGTTATTAGGAATATTTGTAATACTAACTGTTATATCACTAACAGTTTTAGCAGCAAAACATAGTACAGGTATTGCATTAGCTTTTTTTGAAAAAGAAGATCAAAACGAGGAAATAAAAGAAGTTGCTTCAACAGATAAATCAGCAGGATTTGATTTAGAGCCAGACGAGTCAGAAGCTAATGAAACTACAATAGTTCAGGACGGCGATACATTATGGAATATTGCTAAAGAATATAATGAGAATGATACGGACTTAAGAAAGTTTGTTTACAAAATAAGAGAGTTAAATAACTTAGATGACGCAATGTTATATCCAGGTAAAGAATTAAAAATTCCAAAATAA
- the cas6 gene encoding CRISPR-associated endoribonuclease Cas6 — MRIAADFEVKSIPITYRMITLSVIKECLKQSDEHYFKGLYEDKKKQIKPFSHSVYLNNFEIKNDTIFLDSFTLIISSPCHEFMFHLYNGLVKKRTFNYQDLQLKRKSIRMLNEKDIDSTQAIFKTLSPLLIEDKSGNPVSPDEPKKYEEEFNYYANLTLKSYRGEGLKTALKVVPIFMDKQVVKERIKNNNLFFTTYKGNLALKGDIEDLQLIYQLGVSRRSNLGFGLLELESVVV; from the coding sequence ATGAGAATAGCAGCTGACTTTGAAGTAAAAAGCATACCAATTACATATAGAATGATAACCTTATCGGTAATTAAAGAATGTTTAAAACAGTCTGATGAGCATTATTTCAAAGGATTATATGAAGATAAAAAGAAACAAATCAAGCCTTTTTCTCATAGTGTCTACTTAAATAACTTTGAAATAAAAAATGATACTATTTTCTTAGATTCCTTTACTCTAATTATCAGTTCTCCTTGTCATGAGTTCATGTTTCATCTCTATAATGGCCTGGTAAAGAAACGAACTTTTAATTATCAAGACTTGCAGCTAAAGCGAAAAAGTATTCGAATGCTAAATGAAAAAGACATAGATTCTACTCAGGCAATATTTAAAACATTATCACCTTTATTAATCGAAGATAAAAGCGGAAACCCTGTTTCTCCAGATGAACCAAAAAAATATGAAGAAGAGTTTAATTATTATGCTAATTTAACTTTAAAAAGTTACAGGGGAGAGGGATTGAAAACAGCTTTAAAAGTCGTGCCGATTTTTATGGACAAGCAAGTTGTTAAAGAACGCATCAAAAATAATAACCTATTTTTTACAACATATAAAGGCAATCTAGCATTAAAAGGAGATATAGAAGATTTGCAGCTAATATATCAATTAGGAGTTTCAAGACGTAGTAACTTAGGTTTTGGTTTATTAGAGCTAGAAAGTGTGGTGGTATAG
- the cas3 gene encoding CRISPR-associated helicase Cas3', with amino-acid sequence MLAKKNPTKSILEHSEEAKEKAKELKEILINFSIFNNRLFELLEIAAFYHDIGKANQKFQERITKNIKRMFEDEVPHNLLSACMLKSDLGLNKDEEKSVVLAIAFHHNVSTDKANNAKLKDNLKELENNKEYLVKKMGIDFDIRKENIRKLSSKAKHINSLKSLQQFILLKGFLHRVDYAASSGLEIESGWEESIYDAVNEYMECHDFKKNKLQEFAENNCDNNIISIAQTGMGKTESALLWAGNYKLFFTLPIRVSSNAIFHRAKEMGIKSAGLIHSTSLDFLEYYGDDFTKVYDESRLLAKKLTVSTIDQIMKFPMLYPGFERDLTTLAYSKVVIDEIQAYDPDVAALLIKGLELINKMGGNFYVMTATLPAIYKEELEKRIPNMKIDKFVDEPPMLRHRVQIENDSILNADEEIRKASIDKKILVIVNTVDTAIKLYNKLKEEGANLLHSRFTMEHRSELESKIIKFSGQNQNGIWITTQIVEASLDIDFDFLFTEASPLDSLFQRLGRCYRRRPIEDDKINVKVFTNHISGYGTVYDKFLINKSIELLDGMSDLEETIKIDLVDKLYSVETLKQQEKTKFLTQFNETLRWLDDLYENIYKEEMSKREAQTRLRKLKTINIIPEYLTKEVQSLIKDLKTTSDENNKRDLKRTINMKTVSIQDFSTDYKQDKRLINKELIDEDLNLFRLPSSKYYYYEQDKSGLIL; translated from the coding sequence TTGCTAGCAAAGAAAAATCCGACTAAAAGCATATTAGAACACTCAGAAGAAGCAAAAGAAAAAGCAAAAGAATTAAAAGAAATACTAATCAATTTCTCTATTTTTAATAACAGATTATTCGAACTACTTGAAATTGCTGCTTTTTATCATGATATAGGTAAAGCCAATCAAAAATTTCAAGAACGCATCACTAAAAATATAAAGAGAATGTTTGAAGATGAGGTACCACACAATCTTTTGTCAGCTTGCATGTTAAAAAGTGATTTAGGACTTAATAAAGATGAAGAAAAATCTGTGGTGCTAGCTATCGCTTTTCACCATAATGTTTCAACAGATAAAGCTAATAATGCAAAATTAAAAGATAACCTAAAAGAGTTAGAAAATAATAAAGAATATTTAGTAAAAAAAATGGGAATTGACTTTGATATAAGAAAAGAAAATATAAGAAAGTTAAGTTCAAAAGCAAAACATATAAATTCATTAAAGAGTTTACAGCAATTTATATTATTAAAAGGTTTTTTACATAGGGTCGATTATGCAGCATCTTCAGGTTTAGAAATTGAAAGTGGGTGGGAAGAGTCAATTTATGATGCTGTTAATGAATATATGGAATGCCATGATTTCAAAAAGAACAAACTGCAAGAATTCGCAGAAAATAATTGCGATAATAATATAATCTCCATTGCTCAAACAGGCATGGGGAAAACTGAATCTGCTTTATTATGGGCTGGAAATTACAAGTTGTTCTTTACATTACCTATACGAGTTAGTTCTAATGCGATATTTCATAGAGCTAAAGAAATGGGTATAAAGTCAGCAGGATTAATACATTCAACTAGCCTGGACTTTTTAGAATACTATGGAGATGATTTTACTAAAGTTTATGATGAGTCAAGATTGTTAGCTAAAAAACTAACAGTTTCAACTATTGATCAAATAATGAAGTTTCCTATGCTTTATCCTGGTTTTGAAAGAGATTTAACAACACTAGCTTATTCTAAAGTTGTAATCGATGAAATTCAAGCCTATGATCCTGATGTAGCAGCCCTTTTAATTAAAGGACTTGAACTTATCAATAAAATGGGAGGTAATTTTTATGTAATGACAGCAACTTTACCTGCTATATATAAAGAAGAGCTAGAAAAGAGAATCCCAAATATGAAAATTGACAAATTTGTTGATGAACCTCCAATGCTAAGACACCGTGTTCAAATCGAAAATGATTCAATTTTAAATGCTGATGAAGAAATTAGAAAAGCCTCAATAGATAAAAAGATATTAGTAATTGTTAATACAGTCGATACAGCTATAAAATTATACAATAAATTAAAGGAAGAAGGAGCCAATTTATTACATTCACGCTTTACCATGGAACATAGAAGTGAACTTGAAAGTAAAATCATAAAATTCTCAGGTCAAAATCAAAATGGAATATGGATCACAACTCAAATTGTAGAAGCTAGCTTGGACATAGATTTTGATTTTCTATTTACCGAAGCTTCACCTTTAGATAGTTTGTTTCAACGATTAGGTCGTTGCTATAGGCGTCGACCAATTGAAGATGATAAAATTAATGTCAAAGTTTTTACGAATCATATCTCTGGCTATGGAACTGTATATGACAAATTTTTAATAAATAAAAGTATTGAATTATTAGACGGCATGTCTGATTTAGAAGAAACTATTAAAATAGACTTAGTTGATAAACTCTACTCTGTAGAAACCCTAAAACAACAAGAAAAAACAAAATTTCTAACCCAATTTAATGAAACACTTAGATGGTTGGATGATTTATATGAAAATATTTATAAAGAAGAAATGTCAAAAAGAGAGGCCCAAACGAGACTCCGTAAACTTAAAACTATAAATATTATCCCAGAATACCTTACTAAAGAAGTACAATCATTAATAAAAGATTTAAAGACAACTTCAGATGAAAACAACAAACGAGATTTAAAAAGAACTATAAACATGAAAACTGTTAGCATCCAAGATTTTAGTACAGATTACAAACAAGATAAGAGGCTTATCAATAAAGAACTTATTGACGAAGATCTAAACCTTTTTAGACTTCCAAGTTCTAAATATTACTATTACGAGCAAGACAAAAGTGGTTTGATTTTATAG
- the lexA gene encoding transcriptional repressor LexA has translation MIMLTERQKEIIKFIEDKINEVGYPPSVREICKGVGLSSTSTVHSHLTKLEKLGYIRRDPTKPRAMEVIGSRKKKSSVLEDSNDKPTNTYTGDNSPIPKNYQSVPLVGQVTAGMPILAEENIQDYYPLPFDFLASGEEGFMLKVRGDSMIDAGIYDGDLVVVKKQESANNGEVVVALLEDEATVKRFYKENSTIRLEPENPSHSPIYSKDVKVLGKVVGLYRKF, from the coding sequence ATTATTATGTTGACTGAAAGACAGAAAGAAATAATTAAGTTCATTGAGGATAAAATTAACGAAGTTGGCTACCCCCCATCAGTTAGGGAAATTTGCAAAGGAGTAGGATTGAGCTCAACTTCAACAGTTCATTCACATCTTACAAAACTAGAAAAACTTGGTTATATTAGGAGAGATCCCACAAAACCTCGTGCCATGGAAGTAATTGGATCTAGAAAGAAAAAATCTAGTGTATTGGAAGATTCAAATGACAAACCTACTAACACTTACACTGGAGATAACTCTCCTATACCTAAAAATTATCAAAGTGTTCCCTTGGTTGGCCAAGTAACAGCAGGAATGCCTATACTAGCTGAAGAGAACATCCAGGACTACTACCCCCTACCCTTTGACTTTTTGGCAAGTGGGGAGGAAGGTTTTATGTTAAAAGTCCGGGGAGACAGCATGATTGATGCGGGTATATATGATGGAGACTTAGTTGTTGTAAAAAAGCAAGAAAGCGCAAATAATGGAGAAGTTGTCGTAGCGTTACTTGAAGATGAGGCTACAGTAAAACGTTTTTACAAAGAAAACAGCACTATACGTTTAGAACCTGAAAACCCCTCCCATTCGCCTATTTACTCAAAAGATGTAAAGGTTTTAGGTAAGGTTGTAGGGCTATATAGAAAATTTTAA
- a CDS encoding HNH endonuclease: MTKRASLIIKHFEKLGIYLNEEEEKKLKDTCLVNVGEYTCWVVNFFNNNPKFCVNKNWFQADSRQKPSINPRALDGPSNFEIYLIPFEEKLYFLHYIELREYAFKLEKNRDDWFNETWWTAEINSETDEFKWFGNEKYFPLKLFSLENLRKLPDVDDKELTEDKKYSSSTVVRRIRDTKVSKEIKVMYNYTCQICQESLKLDDVNYYAEAHHLKPLGGEHEGPDVKENIICVCPNHHVLLDNFALPLDLEKMDVHPDHNLSLEFINYNNKKVQETKRVKSDR, translated from the coding sequence TTGACAAAAAGGGCAAGTTTAATTATTAAGCACTTTGAGAAATTGGGAATTTATTTAAATGAAGAGGAAGAAAAAAAATTAAAAGATACTTGTTTAGTTAATGTGGGAGAATACACTTGTTGGGTTGTAAATTTTTTTAATAATAATCCAAAGTTCTGTGTAAATAAAAATTGGTTTCAAGCTGATAGCCGTCAAAAACCATCTATAAACCCTCGTGCATTAGATGGTCCTTCTAATTTTGAAATATATTTGATTCCCTTTGAAGAAAAGTTATATTTTCTTCATTATATAGAGTTAAGAGAATATGCGTTTAAACTAGAAAAAAATAGAGATGATTGGTTTAATGAAACTTGGTGGACGGCTGAAATTAATTCCGAAACAGATGAATTTAAGTGGTTTGGAAACGAAAAATATTTCCCACTTAAACTGTTTTCTCTTGAAAATTTAAGAAAATTGCCAGATGTTGATGATAAAGAATTAACAGAGGATAAAAAGTATTCTTCCAGTACGGTAGTAAGAAGAATTAGAGATACTAAAGTAAGTAAAGAAATTAAAGTTATGTATAATTATACATGTCAAATTTGTCAAGAATCACTTAAGCTTGATGATGTAAACTACTATGCAGAAGCCCACCATTTAAAACCCTTAGGTGGTGAGCATGAGGGACCTGATGTAAAGGAAAATATAATTTGCGTTTGCCCTAATCATCATGTTTTATTAGATAATTTTGCACTCCCTTTAGACTTAGAAAAGATGGATGTACATCCAGATCATAACTTATCATTAGAATTTATTAATTATAATAATAAAAAAGTTCAAGAAACAAAGAGGGTAAAATCTGATAGATGA
- the istA gene encoding IS21 family transposase, with product MTQQYNIKYLSFHKGKKYSEISRETGHDFKTVKKYAEKEDFNDSPPRRKKKSSKLDPFKPTIDQWLNEDTKAPVKQRHTAKRIYDRLKEEFKEKFNVSERVVRYYVSAKKREIFGDSEAYLPLEHPSGEAQVDFGESLIYENGKEIKGHSLVLSFPHSNVAYEQVFRGQNQECLLEGLQRIFKYINGVPTKVWFDNLSAAVKEIKKKGERELIEQFEKFALHYGFLHNFCNAGKSNEKGHVENKVGFTRRNHFVPVPSVSDIEDLNEELFQKAENDAQKLHYKKQKKEAELFEEDKNCLLKLPDKPFDIGRLVKVKTNKYGKVELDKKIYSTSPRLVGKQVWLYLTHDRVDVLDEDYNQVVSHPRLYQETESMKWYPYLELIAKRPNALKYTGFYKELPDPWQDYLEYLDYPKKKKALHLLKDIIEHNDMDTAADVLSQTLKDGVDDVESIRLTWTRKTSNITLPSELVSNNNIPSMTGYTPNFAVYDELLNKAGDRK from the coding sequence ATGACTCAACAGTATAATATCAAATACTTATCATTTCATAAAGGAAAAAAGTACAGCGAAATTAGCAGGGAAACAGGCCATGATTTCAAAACTGTGAAAAAATACGCCGAGAAGGAAGATTTTAATGATAGTCCTCCCCGGAGAAAGAAAAAAAGTTCAAAACTTGATCCTTTTAAACCAACTATTGATCAGTGGTTAAATGAAGATACAAAAGCTCCAGTAAAACAGCGGCATACAGCTAAAAGAATATACGATAGATTAAAAGAGGAATTTAAGGAAAAATTTAATGTTTCTGAAAGAGTCGTTAGATATTACGTATCAGCTAAAAAGAGAGAAATATTTGGTGATAGTGAAGCTTATCTTCCCCTTGAACATCCTTCTGGGGAAGCTCAAGTGGACTTTGGCGAGTCACTAATTTATGAAAACGGCAAAGAAATCAAAGGGCATTCTCTAGTCTTATCGTTTCCCCATAGCAATGTAGCTTACGAGCAAGTTTTCAGGGGCCAAAACCAGGAATGTTTGTTGGAAGGGCTGCAGAGGATATTCAAATATATAAACGGTGTTCCCACAAAGGTTTGGTTTGATAATCTATCTGCTGCAGTGAAAGAAATTAAGAAAAAAGGTGAAAGAGAGTTAATCGAACAATTTGAAAAATTTGCCCTTCATTACGGGTTTCTCCACAACTTTTGTAATGCCGGCAAATCAAATGAAAAAGGTCATGTGGAAAACAAAGTAGGCTTCACCAGGCGAAATCATTTTGTCCCCGTTCCTTCCGTATCTGACATAGAAGATTTGAATGAAGAACTTTTTCAAAAAGCAGAAAACGACGCCCAAAAACTGCACTACAAAAAACAAAAGAAAGAAGCAGAGCTATTTGAAGAGGATAAAAATTGCTTACTTAAATTACCGGACAAGCCTTTTGATATTGGCCGATTGGTAAAAGTAAAAACAAATAAATATGGAAAAGTTGAATTAGATAAAAAGATCTATTCCACATCTCCCCGGCTAGTGGGAAAACAGGTCTGGCTTTATTTAACCCATGATAGGGTGGATGTGTTAGATGAAGATTATAATCAAGTGGTTTCACACCCTAGGCTCTATCAAGAAACTGAGTCAATGAAATGGTATCCCTATTTAGAGCTGATAGCAAAACGGCCTAACGCTTTAAAATACACTGGTTTTTACAAAGAATTGCCCGATCCCTGGCAGGATTATCTTGAGTATCTTGATTACCCGAAAAAGAAAAAAGCACTTCATTTATTAAAGGATATAATTGAGCACAATGACATGGATACTGCAGCCGATGTACTTTCACAAACCCTCAAAGATGGAGTAGATGATGTGGAAAGTATCAGGCTTACTTGGACTAGAAAAACTAGCAACATAACTCTACCATCCGAACTGGTTTCAAACAATAATATACCTTCAATGACAGGATATACTCCAAATTTCGCAGTTTACGATGAGCTATTAAACAAGGCAGGTGATAGGAAATGA
- the cas7i gene encoding type I-B CRISPR-associated protein Cas7/Cst2/DevR: MKNKRALILGVIFESTSLNYGEGIGNVSELKKVIRGNGETYSYASRQSILYSIREMLAEEFDWNLDTVVPTGSGENKVVQFKRDVSIKESEEMDLFGYMKTVKKEEGNTLKRPGVVRINHAYAMEPYRGDMDYLTNMGMASRCDASNNIANIENQHSLYSYTISADLSRIGVTREDEDIEGEIEIENEEKAKRINEFLEVVKLLKREIRGRTENMSPAFVIGGLYPVANPYFDGRLKLIPGTKKLDLRPINDALSLKAKGESIKDLTSAGIVSGVLDNEEDITKELSTVTVEEFFENLKKEVSKYYGV, encoded by the coding sequence ATGAAAAATAAAAGAGCTTTAATTTTAGGTGTTATATTTGAAAGTACTTCTTTGAATTATGGAGAGGGGATAGGGAATGTTAGCGAGTTAAAAAAAGTAATAAGAGGCAATGGAGAAACTTATTCTTATGCATCTCGCCAATCAATACTATACAGTATACGTGAAATGTTAGCAGAAGAGTTTGATTGGAATTTAGATACTGTTGTGCCTACTGGTTCAGGAGAAAACAAAGTCGTTCAGTTTAAAAGAGACGTTTCGATAAAAGAATCTGAAGAAATGGACTTATTCGGTTATATGAAAACTGTTAAAAAAGAAGAAGGAAATACTTTAAAACGCCCAGGTGTTGTAAGGATAAATCATGCATACGCCATGGAACCATACAGAGGCGATATGGATTATCTAACTAACATGGGTATGGCTTCTAGGTGTGATGCCTCAAATAATATAGCTAATATTGAAAATCAACATAGCTTATATTCATATACTATTTCTGCTGATTTAAGTAGAATAGGAGTTACCAGAGAAGATGAAGATATTGAAGGTGAGATAGAAATAGAAAATGAAGAAAAAGCAAAAAGAATAAATGAATTTTTAGAAGTAGTAAAACTTTTAAAACGAGAAATCCGAGGCCGAACAGAAAACATGTCTCCTGCTTTTGTAATTGGTGGTTTGTATCCTGTTGCAAATCCTTATTTTGACGGTAGGCTAAAGCTTATACCTGGAACTAAAAAACTTGATCTAAGACCTATCAACGATGCATTGTCTCTTAAAGCCAAAGGAGAATCTATAAAAGATTTAACTAGTGCTGGAATTGTCTCTGGTGTACTTGACAATGAAGAAGATATTACTAAAGAACTTTCAACAGTCACAGTAGAAGAATTCTTTGAAAATTTAAAGAAAGAAGTGTCTAAGTATTATGGTGTCTAG
- a CDS encoding YjcQ family protein: protein MGAKQTMEIIFKILEKLEEAMDKDHFDWKNEISHEAIGITKNRWILIIDMMNNNGLIEGLSINRGAQGDITIVTAQPRITLKGINFLIENSQTAKVIEAAKLIKDFIPGY from the coding sequence ATGGGTGCAAAACAAACAATGGAAATCATATTTAAAATTTTAGAAAAATTAGAAGAAGCCATGGACAAAGATCACTTTGATTGGAAAAATGAAATAAGCCATGAAGCAATCGGAATTACTAAAAACAGATGGATTTTAATAATTGACATGATGAACAATAATGGTTTGATTGAAGGTTTAAGTATTAATAGGGGAGCTCAAGGTGATATAACAATAGTTACAGCTCAACCTAGAATAACATTAAAAGGTATTAACTTTTTAATTGAAAACTCCCAAACAGCTAAAGTTATAGAAGCTGCAAAGTTAATCAAAGATTTTATTCCTGGATATTAA